A single region of the Lactobacillus isalae genome encodes:
- a CDS encoding helix-turn-helix domain-containing protein yields the protein MEAIEKANGLVSEAFELVYQDAKSKAPKLKNPMYGYFNKTKASVYLGISRTTFDVWLKKYQIPYTMIDGIRRYAKKDLDKFMEEHKR from the coding sequence ATGGAGGCTATAGAAAAAGCTAATGGATTAGTGAGCGAAGCATTTGAATTAGTTTATCAAGATGCTAAATCAAAAGCTCCGAAATTAAAAAATCCAATGTATGGATATTTTAATAAAACAAAAGCTTCAGTTTACCTAGGAATTAGTCGAACCACGTTTGATGTTTGGCTAAAAAAATATCAAATTCCCTACACAATGATTGATGGAATTCGTAGATATGCCAAAAAGGATTTAGATAAATTTATGGAGGAACATAAGCGATGA
- a CDS encoding helix-turn-helix domain-containing protein codes for MPIEEHLESASREIEVEIKTALMKKGWTQADLAKRLNISRQQLNQAVKGSNSKRAKEIRETVYELLGME; via the coding sequence ATGCCGATTGAAGAACATTTAGAGAGTGCTTCAAGAGAAATTGAAGTAGAAATAAAAACTGCACTAATGAAAAAAGGCTGGACTCAAGCTGACTTAGCTAAGAGATTAAATATTAGTCGACAACAGCTTAATCAAGCTGTAAAAGGAAGCAATTCTAAACGTGCTAAAGAAATCCGAGAAACGGTTTATGAGTTATTAGGAATGGAGTGA
- a CDS encoding helix-turn-helix domain-containing protein, whose protein sequence is MTTFERIKKYAKLRGLSLQKVALAAGLSKNMIYQYKDGTNPSMKTLNKIADVLHVEPNDLLSDTNSKESTVQADLDDDDTIFTFQGRPIPPEDLKIIRRLLKNDDE, encoded by the coding sequence ATGACAACATTCGAGAGAATAAAAAAATATGCGAAATTAAGAGGATTATCTTTACAAAAAGTCGCATTAGCTGCTGGATTAAGTAAAAATATGATTTATCAGTATAAGGATGGTACTAATCCAAGTATGAAAACATTAAACAAAATTGCTGATGTTCTTCACGTTGAACCTAATGATTTATTATCAGATACGAACAGTAAGGAAAGTACTGTTCAAGCTGATTTAGATGATGATGACACTATTTTTACTTTCCAAGGCAGGCCTATCCCTCCAGAAGACTTAAAGATTATAAGAAGGTTGCTTAAAAACGATGATGAATAA
- a CDS encoding TerB N-terminal domain-containing protein, which yields MKEKIKHFIDIILGRNIIGNDSATSYSHSELENNIIKISHHSYKIDDDIFTLLYFTDGKYKNIDLQRNEPSAISMKWSISTHLPQKLGYYPSLSNATPAQRNGYLKWLSDNLPSDADIGYFFILLNCIERHIVNHQKVDECVSLLSRLINLTDNDSFKYYASASIAYVYFQLDQKDIISNLNLDKCLIELKIIIQQKLSTIDLIKCARQVGFTNKRYIKAYPDIFNDKLVEVLKEKFGEKTFPCNFNNPDTMPKKELHFSNISIRDKAQSILIPDPFSNEQFKEDINSCLQQAHNKVKLLLKTKRSSHIKSSTAQSSSPYYSYVGATLKSDLPSYITSIKIKVLGKKRVNVETGYPVSTDKQIVSTYDSLILIQDKSQSNPELLKYMDPGTLQQDMLLDYILPRFEKGLLSYRLGQWDKAEKEWLKLIYLMPHAIDKLGILYRKEKRYYDIVLITREATKSKVMSYLYNKTFTEKDIAKAMTEYKKHQLHDLSCLSENDFKNIKEIKEN from the coding sequence ATGAAAGAAAAAATTAAACATTTTATAGACATAATTCTAGGTAGAAATATCATAGGAAATGATTCTGCTACCTCATATTCACATTCAGAATTAGAAAATAATATTATTAAAATTTCACATCATTCATATAAAATTGACGATGATATTTTTACATTACTGTATTTCACTGATGGCAAGTATAAAAATATTGATCTTCAAAGAAACGAACCATCTGCTATTTCTATGAAGTGGTCAATTTCAACACATTTACCACAAAAATTAGGATATTATCCATCATTATCTAATGCTACGCCCGCACAACGAAACGGATATTTAAAGTGGTTATCAGACAATCTCCCTTCAGATGCAGATATAGGATATTTCTTTATTTTATTAAATTGTATTGAACGACATATAGTTAATCACCAAAAAGTAGATGAGTGTGTTTCTCTTTTATCACGTTTAATTAATTTAACTGATAATGATTCTTTTAAATATTATGCTTCCGCCTCAATTGCTTATGTTTATTTTCAACTTGATCAAAAAGATATTATTTCGAATTTAAATTTAGATAAATGTCTTATTGAACTTAAAATTATTATTCAACAAAAACTATCTACAATAGATTTAATTAAATGTGCACGTCAAGTTGGCTTTACTAATAAGCGATACATTAAGGCATATCCCGATATTTTTAATGATAAATTAGTTGAAGTTTTAAAAGAGAAATTTGGAGAAAAAACTTTCCCTTGCAATTTTAATAATCCTGATACAATGCCTAAAAAAGAACTACATTTTTCAAATATTTCTATTAGAGATAAGGCTCAAAGTATTCTTATACCTGATCCCTTTTCTAATGAACAATTTAAAGAAGATATTAATTCTTGCTTACAACAAGCACATAACAAAGTTAAATTGTTACTTAAAACAAAACGTAGTTCACATATAAAAAGTAGTACAGCACAGAGCAGTAGTCCCTATTATTCATATGTTGGAGCTACATTAAAAAGCGATTTACCTAGTTATATCACTTCAATAAAAATAAAGGTATTAGGAAAAAAGCGTGTAAATGTAGAAACAGGATATCCAGTTTCTACCGATAAGCAAATTGTTTCTACTTATGATTCACTTATATTAATTCAGGATAAATCTCAGAGCAATCCAGAATTATTAAAATATATGGATCCAGGCACTTTACAACAAGATATGTTATTAGACTATATCCTTCCACGATTTGAAAAAGGACTATTATCTTATCGGTTAGGACAATGGGATAAAGCCGAAAAAGAATGGTTAAAATTAATATATTTAATGCCTCATGCTATTGATAAATTAGGAATATTATATCGAAAAGAAAAAAGGTATTATGATATTGTCCTAATTACTAGAGAAGCAACTAAGTCTAAAGTCATGTCATATCTGTACAATAAAACATTTACCGAAAAAGACATAGCTAAAGCAATGACTGAGTATAAGAAACATCAATTACATGATCTTTCTTGTCTTTCAGAGAATGATTTTAAAAATATAAAAGAAATTAAGGAGAATTAA
- a CDS encoding tyrosine-type recombinase/integrase, whose protein sequence is MPKRDKHIKQYKLKNGDVRYMFHAYLGKDPVTEQPIQITKRKFATYNEAKEVYDELIAKGVKGYIKPKQHTVDEVYKVWFEAYKETVKQSTANKTAINYKVHIKPWFGNDYIDQIDTAKFQSWVNSLYKNLVKYKEVINRFSQIYDYGAALRYCQKIYNPVNAVIIPRKTKRRRRNIQKNFYTLDQLKQFLKVAEKQNYRSYTYFLLLATSGIRKSEALALTWSDIDWEAKTVSITKTLALGIDNKLIVQTPKSLTSNRPIPLTEHMISVLKEYRKQQKIICPIIFHGISNNYVNLSKPDRWLQAIYNADKSLKKITIHGFRHTYATLNKNQERTDVEAVMGHNSIEMTEHYTHATQEGMENIRSYMNSLNI, encoded by the coding sequence ATGCCAAAAAGAGATAAACACATAAAACAATATAAATTAAAAAATGGTGATGTTCGTTACATGTTCCATGCTTATTTAGGTAAAGATCCTGTAACCGAGCAACCTATCCAAATCACTAAAAGAAAATTTGCTACTTATAATGAAGCTAAGGAAGTTTATGATGAACTTATCGCTAAAGGCGTTAAAGGCTACATTAAGCCTAAACAACATACAGTAGATGAAGTTTATAAGGTATGGTTTGAAGCCTATAAAGAGACTGTTAAACAATCTACAGCTAATAAAACAGCGATTAATTATAAGGTGCATATCAAGCCATGGTTTGGGAATGATTATATAGATCAAATTGATACTGCCAAATTTCAGTCTTGGGTTAACTCACTTTATAAAAATTTAGTTAAGTACAAAGAAGTCATTAATCGATTTAGTCAAATTTATGATTATGGGGCTGCATTAAGATACTGTCAAAAAATATATAATCCAGTTAATGCAGTTATTATTCCTCGAAAGACAAAAAGACGTCGTAGAAATATTCAAAAAAATTTCTATACATTAGATCAATTAAAGCAATTTTTAAAAGTTGCAGAAAAACAAAATTATCGTAGCTATACTTATTTTCTCTTGCTAGCTACTTCAGGAATTAGAAAATCCGAAGCATTAGCTTTAACTTGGTCCGATATTGACTGGGAAGCCAAAACTGTTTCTATCACAAAAACTTTAGCTTTAGGAATAGATAATAAATTAATTGTTCAAACACCTAAAAGTTTAACTTCAAATCGGCCAATTCCACTTACTGAACATATGATTAGCGTTCTTAAAGAATATCGAAAACAGCAAAAAATTATTTGCCCTATAATTTTTCATGGCATTAGTAATAATTACGTTAATCTTTCAAAACCCGATAGATGGTTACAAGCAATTTATAATGCCGATAAATCCCTTAAAAAAATTACCATACACGGTTTTAGACACACCTATGCTACTCTCAATAAGAATCAAGAAAGAACCGACGTGGAAGCAGTTATGGGTCATAACAGTATAGAAATGACTGAACATTATACTCATGCCACCCAAGAAGGCATGGAAAATATCAGAAGTTATATGAACTCATTAAATATTTAA
- a CDS encoding acetate/propionate family kinase, with amino-acid sequence MKKVLAVNSGSSSFKYKLFSLDNEEVIASGMADRVGLPGSVFTMTLADGSQHDEQNDIANQEEAVQKLLSWLKEYNVIDSLEDIAGVGHRVVAGGEEFTDSTVITEDNLWKIYNMSDYAPLHNPAEADGIYAFMKVLPNVPEVAVFDTSFHQSLDPVQYLYSVPYKYYEKFRARKYGAHGTSARYVSRRTADLLKKPVEDLKMVLCHLGSGASITAIKDGKSFDTSMGFSPVAGITMSTRSGDVDPSLLQFIMKKGNITSFNDVIKMLNTESGLLGLSGISPDMRDIEKAIKNGDKQAKLTKDIFINRIVRYIGAYMTEMGGLDVLVFTAGIGEHDASVRKQIMDGLTWLGLEYDEDANKANHEGIITTPNSKITAMIVPTNEELMIARDVVRLAKLGK; translated from the coding sequence ATGAAAAAAGTTTTAGCAGTAAATTCAGGTAGTTCATCATTTAAGTACAAATTATTTTCTCTTGATAATGAAGAAGTGATTGCTTCTGGTATGGCTGATCGTGTTGGATTGCCAGGATCTGTTTTTACAATGACATTAGCTGATGGTAGCCAACATGATGAGCAAAATGATATTGCTAATCAAGAAGAAGCCGTTCAAAAATTGCTTAGTTGGCTTAAGGAATACAATGTTATTGATTCTTTAGAAGATATTGCAGGTGTGGGTCATCGCGTTGTTGCTGGTGGTGAAGAATTCACTGATAGCACAGTTATTACCGAAGATAATCTTTGGAAAATCTACAACATGAGTGATTACGCTCCGTTGCATAACCCAGCTGAAGCTGACGGTATTTATGCTTTTATGAAAGTCTTGCCTAATGTTCCTGAAGTTGCTGTGTTTGACACTTCTTTCCATCAATCTTTAGATCCAGTTCAATATTTATATTCAGTACCTTACAAGTATTACGAAAAATTCCGTGCTAGAAAGTATGGCGCACATGGTACTTCTGCACGTTATGTTTCACGTCGCACTGCTGATCTATTAAAGAAGCCAGTAGAAGACTTAAAGATGGTTCTTTGCCACTTAGGTAGCGGTGCATCTATTACTGCAATTAAAGATGGAAAATCTTTTGACACTTCAATGGGTTTTAGTCCTGTAGCAGGAATTACCATGAGTACTCGAAGCGGTGATGTAGATCCATCTTTACTTCAATTCATTATGAAGAAGGGTAATATTACTAGTTTTAATGATGTGATTAAGATGTTGAACACTGAATCTGGTTTACTTGGTCTTTCAGGAATCTCACCAGATATGCGAGACATTGAAAAAGCCATTAAAAATGGTGATAAACAAGCTAAGCTAACTAAAGATATTTTTATTAATAGAATTGTACGCTACATTGGTGCATATATGACTGAAATGGGTGGTTTAGATGTTTTAGTCTTTACTGCTGGAATTGGCGAACATGATGCAAGTGTGAGAAAACAAATTATGGATGGACTCACTTGGCTTGGTCTTGAATATGATGAAGATGCTAATAAGGCTAACCATGAAGGAATTATTACTACTCCAAACTCCAAAATTACTGCTATGATTGTTCCAACAAACGAAGAATTGATGATTGCACGTGATGTTGTTCGTCTGGCTAAATTAGGTAAATAG
- a CDS encoding class I SAM-dependent methyltransferase: protein MQKVEELYPKFQTAVEHLQKALNVSFSSALTETFDNLENGKIKVESGAPDKETVAELTEEYRQLDYDNLPRALKVQVFTLLTLKAISQDGSDYNLMPTPSVIATIIALIWQRIVPAGKKTVVDPAIGTGNLLYSVIRQLIQENHSQNNYNLIGIDNEESLLDLADIGAHLEDLKIDLYCQDALDPWMIEKADVVVSDVPVGYYPLDNNAKRFENHAKEGHSFAHTLFIEQIVNNLKRDGFAFLVVPRLLFTGKGSTEFMTWLAKKVNIQAIVDLPDDMFSSQIQQKSILVFQNHGEHAIKREVLVAKLDSLKKPESLVAFNMKLNDWYHKSED from the coding sequence ATGCAAAAAGTAGAAGAATTGTATCCAAAATTTCAGACAGCTGTTGAGCATTTACAAAAAGCGCTCAATGTTTCTTTCTCATCTGCATTGACGGAAACTTTTGATAATCTAGAAAATGGAAAAATCAAGGTAGAATCAGGTGCTCCAGATAAAGAAACGGTAGCTGAGTTGACTGAAGAATATCGTCAATTAGATTATGATAATTTGCCACGTGCCTTAAAGGTACAAGTGTTTACTTTATTAACTTTAAAAGCAATTTCTCAAGACGGCAGCGACTATAACTTGATGCCAACGCCTTCAGTAATTGCAACGATAATTGCTCTAATTTGGCAAAGAATCGTTCCTGCTGGTAAGAAAACTGTAGTTGATCCAGCTATTGGAACGGGGAATTTACTTTATTCAGTTATTAGACAGCTTATCCAAGAAAATCACTCACAGAATAATTACAATTTAATTGGAATTGATAATGAGGAATCATTGCTAGACTTAGCCGATATTGGCGCTCATCTTGAAGATTTAAAGATTGATTTGTACTGTCAAGATGCCTTAGATCCATGGATGATTGAAAAAGCTGATGTAGTAGTGAGCGATGTGCCAGTAGGCTATTATCCACTTGATAATAATGCTAAGCGTTTTGAAAATCATGCAAAAGAAGGTCATTCATTTGCACATACTTTGTTTATTGAACAAATTGTAAATAATCTTAAACGTGATGGTTTTGCATTTTTAGTGGTACCTAGATTGTTATTTACTGGTAAGGGATCTACTGAATTTATGACCTGGTTAGCTAAAAAGGTTAATATTCAAGCAATTGTTGACTTGCCAGATGATATGTTTTCAAGTCAGATTCAGCAAAAATCAATTTTGGTTTTCCAAAATCACGGAGAGCATGCAATTAAGCGTGAGGTATTGGTAGCTAAACTAGATTCATTAAAGAAGCCTGAATCTTTAGTAGCATTTAATATGAAGCTAAATGACTGGTATCATAAGAGTGAAGATTAA
- the comGF gene encoding competence type IV pilus minor pilin ComGF codes for MKRIRGFTLLEAVFAIAVTILCAQILFGLVGTLRKINRQKTGINEIAYSYVQVNNFLKESGHVEVSTTGSDTTKIVLRKVSSKKNKNNEPIYDTYVIDLSSNDVLRMRTDEGGHMPLLFKVKKIRCTTSKDSFTILVTEKDGRQSEMFFKTDLPEKKKENVKDEKAEKNKKN; via the coding sequence ATGAAAAGAATAAGAGGCTTTACTTTATTAGAAGCCGTTTTTGCAATTGCAGTTACGATTTTATGTGCACAAATTTTATTTGGACTGGTGGGTACACTTAGAAAAATTAATCGTCAAAAAACTGGCATAAATGAAATAGCTTATAGTTATGTGCAAGTAAATAATTTTTTAAAAGAAAGCGGACATGTTGAAGTAAGTACGACTGGTTCAGATACGACTAAGATTGTGCTTAGAAAAGTATCAAGCAAAAAGAATAAGAATAATGAGCCAATTTATGATACTTATGTGATTGATCTAAGTTCAAACGATGTTCTAAGAATGAGAACAGATGAAGGCGGACATATGCCATTACTGTTTAAAGTTAAAAAAATTCGATGCACTACTTCAAAGGATTCATTTACGATCTTAGTAACTGAAAAAGATGGCAGACAAAGTGAGATGTTTTTTAAAACTGATTTGCCAGAAAAAAAGAAAGAGAATGTAAAGGATGAGAAAGCGGAGAAGAATAAAAAGAATTAA
- a CDS encoding type II secretion system protein gives MKNKRVSGFILWEACLGFTIACLGVLLLGMTIKQNNQTEKRVEKRVDKAYAEYIFRHSDKKTLLVHDHVYHR, from the coding sequence TTGAAGAATAAAAGAGTATCAGGATTTATTTTATGGGAAGCATGTCTAGGATTTACGATAGCTTGTTTAGGTGTATTGCTTTTAGGGATGACGATCAAACAAAATAATCAGACTGAAAAGCGGGTCGAAAAGCGTGTAGATAAGGCTTATGCTGAATATATTTTTAGACATAGTGATAAAAAGACATTATTAGTTCATGATCATGTCTACCATAGGTAA
- a CDS encoding type II secretion system protein codes for MLDSSTRQIKSTINKYLHRSTVERKSYFLSYFDNNSSIQVMEPDKVTKVYLDRHVRVYNFDNFYISNRGTISPRTITVKNGNKEKKIKIQMTWGRMVEE; via the coding sequence GTGTTAGATAGTTCAACACGTCAAATTAAATCTACAATTAACAAATATTTGCATCGTTCAACTGTAGAGAGAAAATCCTATTTTTTATCGTATTTTGATAATAATTCTTCAATTCAGGTAATGGAGCCAGATAAGGTAACAAAGGTTTATTTAGATCGACATGTTAGAGTTTATAATTTTGACAACTTTTATATAAGTAATCGCGGAACAATTTCACCAAGAACAATAACTGTTAAGAATGGTAATAAAGAAAAGAAAATAAAAATACAAATGACATGGGGAAGAATGGTTGAAGAATAA
- the comGC gene encoding competence type IV pilus major pilin ComGC, with product MEKLKKFITKNQQVKGFTLVEMVIVIAIIAMLILLIVPGLSKQKDRATSKTDEALRTTIETQRQLAEDNGDGTSLEELVKKEYISQKQKERYEKLPQR from the coding sequence ATGGAAAAATTAAAAAAATTTATTACAAAGAATCAACAAGTAAAGGGGTTTACTTTAGTAGAAATGGTAATCGTAATTGCTATTATTGCAATGCTCATCTTGTTAATTGTTCCTGGCTTGAGTAAGCAAAAGGATAGAGCAACTAGCAAGACTGATGAAGCTTTAAGAACAACGATTGAGACACAAAGACAGTTGGCTGAAGATAATGGCGATGGGACTTCATTAGAAGAACTTGTGAAAAAGGAATATATTTCACAAAAACAAAAAGAAAGATATGAAAAATTACCACAGAGATGA